One genomic segment of [Phormidium] sp. ETS-05 includes these proteins:
- a CDS encoding PAS domain S-box protein, translated as MIFPSQIHSQSPHQPNATDPDLVTPLPAEDNHIFQALFAAALDAMLIVDDQGCYLDANPAACQLLGLGRQDLIGCCLSDFAPPGFDFAPAWQQFLEQGQGRGEFSLIQPDGERREIEYTATANFIPHYHLLIWRDVTEFKRTEARLQTLENTLNQTVAAPPHNHPDSLEAMQKTDEERYRLQRIARHIPGVIYQFTLHPDGRCNFPYASEGLREMYGVPPEAVREDAAQVFETIHPDDLPRLNQAILESAQQLTPWHCEYRICHPDGRLLWAVGHSTPQRQPDGSTTWYGYIWDITPQKEVEQAWRESHIRLQLALEGANIGIWDWNLQTNEVVFSRQWKAMLGYEEDEIGNLLAEWESRVHPEDIQAIYRDIGQHIAGQTAVYQNEHRMQCKDGSYKWILDRGQVIERDEEGNPVRFIGIHYDITERKASELALQELTQQLQKAQEVAHLGHWSIDVVDEKLSWSEEVFRIFGMTPDQKEPTFTEHLQQIHPDDRAFLQERLTQALQGVPQNFDIRIVRPDGELCHINTRAEIQLREGEVVGIFGTAMDITERVQAEATLRASEDKLRSLFDLSPLGIALNDMQGKFIETNTAFETITGYNKEELTQLTYWELTPSQYADDEARQLELLQTTGRYGPYQKEYIHKAGHRVPVELMGMVVTGADGQQYIWSIIADITERKQAEAQLQEISERLSLSLKSGAIGCWEWNIIENTMIWDDRMYDLYGVTKDSDTRLAYDIWATRLHPDDREASESLIRQAVLGQAEFNPEFRVVHPDGRIHFIQAFGIVMRNAEGNPQKMMGVNFEITERKQAEAKLQLLLNRTQLLNQISTEIRNSLELDTILESAVQAIFAELKVDVCTFGWYRSELDPPMWEVIKECRHPDFPSWLGLFPLDGLEPLLATILRQQIYRLDMNNTAPDEGVQAFCQHMGITMYLNIPIHTIDGQIGAFDLGRVADDRPWQDDEIQLLQSIGTQVAIAIQQAQLYQESQAKSQELQRAYRELQETQVQLIQAEKMSSLGQLVAGVAHEINNPVNFIYGNLTHTLEYSDNLLELIQLYQDCHPNPPDAITEFSEDIDLDFLTEDLPKIISSMQNGVSRIRDIVKSLRTFSRLDEADCKEVDLHENIDSTLVILQNRFNGRGGNPPIHLIKQYGDLPLIECYSGLLNQVFMNLLVNAIEAIEDRQTREAADYTGVITITTALEDNWVSISIQDNGIGMSPEVQAKIFNPFFTTKPIGKGTGMGLSISYQIVTQNHEGELSCTSTPGVGTEFKIKLPLR; from the coding sequence ATGATTTTTCCCAGTCAAATCCATTCCCAGTCTCCCCATCAGCCAAATGCGACTGACCCTGACTTAGTTACCCCGCTTCCCGCCGAAGATAACCACATATTCCAAGCCCTCTTCGCCGCCGCCCTCGATGCCATGCTCATCGTTGATGATCAGGGTTGTTATCTCGATGCCAACCCCGCCGCCTGCCAATTGCTGGGTTTAGGGCGTCAGGACCTCATCGGCTGCTGCCTCAGTGATTTTGCCCCACCTGGATTCGATTTTGCCCCAGCTTGGCAACAGTTCCTAGAGCAAGGTCAAGGACGCGGTGAATTTAGCCTCATCCAACCTGATGGGGAACGGCGGGAAATCGAATATACAGCCACGGCTAACTTTATCCCCCATTATCACCTGTTAATTTGGCGGGATGTGACAGAATTTAAACGCACAGAAGCCCGGTTACAAACCTTAGAAAATACCCTCAATCAAACAGTAGCCGCCCCACCTCATAACCACCCAGACAGTCTGGAGGCGATGCAGAAAACCGATGAGGAAAGGTATCGCCTACAGCGAATTGCGCGGCATATCCCTGGAGTTATCTATCAGTTTACACTACATCCCGATGGTCGGTGCAATTTCCCCTATGCTAGTGAAGGGTTGCGAGAGATGTATGGCGTCCCACCGGAAGCAGTCCGAGAAGATGCGGCTCAAGTTTTTGAAACCATTCATCCCGATGACCTGCCCCGCCTTAACCAGGCGATTCTCGAATCAGCACAGCAGCTTACACCCTGGCATTGTGAATATCGCATCTGCCACCCGGATGGCCGGTTGTTATGGGCAGTGGGTCACTCCACACCCCAGCGACAACCCGATGGCAGCACTACATGGTATGGCTATATTTGGGATATTACCCCCCAAAAAGAAGTCGAGCAGGCGTGGCGGGAAAGTCATATCCGGTTACAACTGGCTCTAGAAGGTGCGAATATTGGGATTTGGGACTGGAATCTTCAAACCAACGAGGTAGTGTTCTCCCGGCAATGGAAAGCGATGCTGGGTTACGAAGAGGATGAAATTGGCAATTTACTAGCAGAATGGGAAAGCCGGGTGCATCCAGAGGATATACAGGCGATTTATCGAGACATCGGTCAACATATCGCAGGCCAAACCGCAGTTTATCAGAATGAACACCGGATGCAGTGCAAAGATGGCTCGTATAAATGGATATTAGACCGGGGGCAAGTTATAGAACGAGATGAGGAAGGCAACCCGGTACGGTTTATTGGTATCCATTACGATATTACTGAGCGCAAAGCCAGCGAACTGGCGCTACAGGAACTGACCCAGCAACTGCAAAAAGCGCAGGAAGTGGCACACTTGGGGCATTGGTCTATTGATGTGGTCGATGAGAAATTGAGCTGGTCTGAGGAAGTGTTCCGCATCTTTGGCATGACTCCAGACCAAAAAGAACCAACCTTTACCGAACATTTGCAGCAAATTCATCCAGACGATCGCGCCTTCCTGCAAGAGCGTTTGACTCAAGCTCTGCAAGGGGTGCCCCAAAACTTTGATATTCGCATCGTCCGTCCCGATGGCGAACTGTGTCACATCAACACCCGGGCTGAAATTCAATTGCGAGAAGGTGAAGTGGTGGGGATATTCGGGACAGCGATGGATATCACAGAGCGGGTACAAGCCGAAGCCACCCTGCGAGCGAGTGAGGACAAACTGCGATCGCTCTTCGACCTCTCCCCCTTGGGGATTGCCCTCAACGATATGCAGGGCAAATTCATCGAAACCAATACCGCCTTTGAGACCATCACCGGCTATAACAAGGAAGAATTAACCCAGTTGACCTATTGGGAATTAACCCCCTCTCAGTACGCCGACGATGAAGCCCGACAATTAGAATTACTCCAAACCACTGGGCGATATGGTCCTTACCAAAAAGAATATATCCACAAGGCCGGTCATCGCGTCCCGGTGGAATTGATGGGAATGGTGGTGACGGGAGCCGATGGGCAGCAATATATCTGGTCAATTATTGCCGATATTACGGAGCGCAAACAGGCGGAAGCCCAACTGCAGGAAATATCTGAGCGGTTGTCATTATCACTCAAGTCTGGGGCAATTGGCTGTTGGGAATGGAATATCATCGAAAACACCATGATTTGGGACGATCGGATGTACGATCTATATGGCGTCACCAAGGACTCTGATACCAGATTAGCCTACGACATTTGGGCAACGAGGCTACATCCTGATGACCGAGAGGCATCGGAATCTTTAATTCGCCAAGCTGTTTTGGGACAAGCAGAATTTAATCCAGAATTTAGAGTTGTTCATCCTGATGGTAGGATCCATTTTATTCAAGCGTTCGGGATCGTGATGCGCAACGCCGAGGGTAATCCCCAAAAAATGATGGGGGTGAATTTTGAGATTACGGAGCGCAAACAAGCCGAAGCTAAACTGCAATTGCTGCTCAATCGCACCCAACTGTTAAATCAGATTAGCACGGAAATTCGCAACTCCCTGGAACTGGATACGATTCTAGAAAGTGCGGTGCAGGCGATTTTTGCCGAATTGAAGGTAGATGTTTGTACCTTTGGCTGGTATCGCTCCGAACTGGACCCCCCCATGTGGGAAGTCATCAAGGAATGCCGCCACCCAGATTTCCCCAGTTGGTTGGGTTTGTTTCCTCTGGATGGTTTAGAGCCCCTTTTGGCAACGATTCTCCGGCAGCAAATTTATCGCCTTGATATGAATAACACTGCCCCAGATGAGGGGGTTCAGGCTTTTTGTCAACATATGGGGATTACCATGTATTTAAATATTCCCATCCACACGATCGACGGGCAAATTGGGGCTTTTGATTTAGGGCGAGTTGCGGACGATCGCCCCTGGCAGGATGATGAGATTCAATTGCTCCAGAGCATCGGGACTCAGGTAGCGATCGCCATTCAGCAGGCCCAGCTCTACCAAGAGTCTCAAGCCAAAAGCCAAGAACTCCAACGCGCCTATCGGGAACTGCAAGAAACCCAAGTGCAGTTAATCCAAGCCGAAAAAATGTCCAGTTTAGGGCAGTTAGTCGCCGGAGTTGCCCATGAAATCAATAATCCCGTCAATTTCATCTACGGGAACTTGACCCATACATTGGAATATAGCGATAATTTGCTAGAGCTGATTCAGCTTTACCAAGATTGCCATCCTAACCCACCCGACGCAATTACTGAGTTCAGCGAAGACATCGACTTAGATTTTCTCACCGAAGATTTGCCCAAAATCATCTCCTCTATGCAAAATGGCGTGTCGCGCATCCGCGATATTGTCAAATCCCTGCGCACCTTCTCCCGGTTAGACGAAGCCGATTGCAAAGAAGTGGATTTGCATGAAAATATTGACAGTACCTTGGTGATTTTACAAAATCGCTTCAATGGACGTGGGGGTAATCCGCCTATTCACCTAATTAAGCAATATGGTGATTTACCCCTAATAGAATGTTACAGCGGCTTACTCAATCAGGTGTTTATGAATCTGCTGGTGAATGCCATCGAAGCCATTGAGGACCGGCAAACCAGGGAAGCCGCCGATTATACCGGCGTCATTACCATTACCACCGCCCTTGAAGATAATTGGGTATCTATATCGATTCAAGACAATGGTATCGGCATGAGTCCAGAAGTGCAAGCCAAGATTTTTAATCCCTTTTTCACCACTAAACCCATTGGCAAGGGCACCGGTATGGGCTTATCAATTAGCTATCAAATTGTCACCCAAAATCACGAGGGTGAGTTGTCCTGCACTTCCACTCCGGGTGTGGGCACAGAGTTTAAGATTAAATTGCCATTGCGATAA